A stretch of the Macaca mulatta isolate MMU2019108-1 chromosome 16, T2T-MMU8v2.0, whole genome shotgun sequence genome encodes the following:
- the LOC144336028 gene encoding uncharacterized protein LOC144336028 gives MIDIYLALASRGWEVQEHGPGIWCRSASSHGGKWKGKRALGNRARVRLKKQQQQQNNNNNKKKQKAASVKGGLEVSRCGGGGGGGLDLQGNIALPHDGLLPRLVSCSLEYHLLLGIPFLCRAGRCPVPSTPLCSVPSGHTGFPRTPHFLEKNEVQPWRVGGGQRVLNALHICPCPPASPAPPTWPVPAGGRTAALPDSGASEPPGPQRGDTAALLLSLCALRATWACGLCQKRDLGTLLLRAAGCRVPRGGFPRAWAAELVRSGCCTDDADRETLRRTKWAQEEAWQPTAAPHILHRGVPQLPVVAIRSSHAALRDREREQCPGTRDGGECEGRSRRGSRWLFLSWVSCSRGEGFSISPLVLSLLCHPESPDTRKLLLHSGSRLPSRCPRPSSAELA, from the exons atgATAGACATTTACTTGGCCCTTGCTTctagaggttgggaagtccaagaacatgGCCCTGGCATCTGGTGCAGGTCTGCATCCTCCCATGGTGGAAAGTGGAAGGGCAAAAGAGC cctgggcaacagagccagagtccgtctcaaaaaacaacaacaacaacaaaacaacaacaacaacaaaaaaaaacagaaggcagCCAGTGTTAAGGGTGGCCTGGAAGTCTCTaggtgtggtgggggtgggggtggtggacTTGACCTCCAGGGGAACATAGCACTACCTCATGATGGCCTGCTCCCTCGCCTGGTGTCCTGCAGCCTGGAGTACCATCTGCTCCTTGGCATCCCCTTCCTCTGCCGGGCAGGACGTTGCCCAGTACCATCCACCCCACTGTGCTCTGTGCCATCTGGCCACACTGGGTTCCCCAGGACTCCCCACTTCTTGGAGAAAAATGAAGTCCAGCCTTGGAGGGTGGGTGGAGGGCAGAGAGTCCTGAATGCTCTGCACAtctgcccctgccctccagcctccccGGCGCCTCCCACATGGCCAGTGCCAGCTGGTGGAAGAACAGCAGCCCTCCCTGATTCCGGAGCCTCGGAACCTCCAGGGCCCCAAAGAGGTGACACTGCGGCATTGCTGCTGTCTCTGTGTGCTCTGAGAGCCACCTGGGCCTGTGGGTTATGCCAGAAGAGGGACCTGGGGACCTTACTCTTGAGAGCAGCAGGCTGTAGAGTGCCTAGAGGAGGGTTTCCGCGTGCCTGGGCTGCAGAGCTGGTCAGGTCTGGGTGCTGCACAGACGATGCAGACAGGGAGACCCTGAGAAGGACGAAGTGGGCACAGGAGGAAGCCTGGCAGCCCACGGCCGCGCCTCACATTCTGCACAGGGGGGTGCCCCAGCTTCCTGTGGTTGCCATTAGATCCAGCCATGCTGCTttgagggacagagagagggaacAGTGCCCAGGAACCAGAGATGGAGGGGAGTGTGAaggcaggagcaggagaggaagccGGTGGCTGTTTCTCAGCTGGGTGTCCTGTAGCAGGGGCGAGGGCTTCAGCATCTCTCCCCTTGTTCTCTCCCTGCTTTGCCACCCAGAGTCCCCGGACACCAGGAAATTGCTCCTCCACTCAGGAAGCAGACTGCCCAGCCGCTGCCCGCGCCCCAGCTCAGCCGAGCTGGCCTAG